The genomic region GTGGAACAACGCCCGTGAGCGACAACGTCAATTTGAAACAGCACCTCAACACGCCAAGCGAAGAGGGTCAGACCCTTCGCGGCAGCGTCGAGAAGGCGTTGCACAATTATTTCGCCCACCTAGAGGGCGCGGCCGTCACGGACGTCTACAACCTGGTGCTCTCCGAAGTCGAGGCTCCCCTGCTCGAAAGCGTGATGAACTACGTCAAGGGCAACCAGACCAAGGCCAGTGAGCTGCTTGGCCTGAACCGCGGCACCCTGCGCAAGAAACTCAAGCAGTACGATTTGCTGTAAGCATTCAATCAAACCAGAAAGGCACCCTGGATCCTTGGGAAAACCAGCCGAGCGGCAAGCAGCCTGTTTTTAACACAGCATGATTGTCGCGCAGGCAGTTTTCGTAGAGATCCTAAAGCGGTCGCCTTTTTTGCTGACTCCCTTGTTTTGATGGACATTGAGATGACCGACCAGACTACCCGCCTGCCGATCCGCCGCGCCCTGATCAGCGTTTCCGACAAGACCGGAATCCTCGATTTCGCTCGTGAACTGGAAACCCTGGGCGTGGAAATCCTCTCCACCGGCGGCACCTT from Pseudomonas asplenii harbors:
- the fis gene encoding DNA-binding transcriptional regulator Fis, producing the protein MTMMTETLVSGTTPVSDNVNLKQHLNTPSEEGQTLRGSVEKALHNYFAHLEGAAVTDVYNLVLSEVEAPLLESVMNYVKGNQTKASELLGLNRGTLRKKLKQYDLL